GCTTGGCATAGATGGCAGCAAAGAGGAAGTGGATGAGCATAGTGCGCATTGTAGTGAAATTTCAATGcatgcacatgtacacacatacgcgcacacacacactctagtCCCAcatgtaaatagttcatggcaTTATAACTatggctgtcaatcgattaagaTACTTGATAAATCACATTTTGCTcctagttaactcagaattaatcgcaCTAAAACGGGTTCATGTTCTTATCAACTACAGTAAAATTGTTGAGATTATTCCCACTTGggtaataatacagtatatgctatcTTTTTGCAGATGCTTACCACCATTGTTGTCCTCTATGTGGgtaaaaggaacaaaaaagtcaactaTGAAGATTTTCACAGAGGGGTTATCTGGAAAGTAAGTCATTTAGGAACGATTGCATTCGTAGAAATTGAAATCTGCTTTAATGCAGAGACATATTTGTTACagtgtttaatatatttttcacacATAATCTATTATAGAACATGTATCATTTTAtgtatcattttttgttttaacgaGGCAGATTTTCCCTCTTCCTTTACTGTACATGGCCAATCACATCACAGGACTGGCAAGCACCCAAAAACTCAGGTTTGGACATTATGAATGTGAATAtcattacatatacagtattaataTCATTCCTTTTTGGTCCTTTTTACGAATTCTCTTCTCAATGACGTCTTTTACAGCTTACCCATGTTAACAgttttgcggaaattcacaaTAGTGATGACAATGACCATGGAAGGGTACATATTAAGGTtggttttgctttttattgagAAGTACTGTATTTCCAAActccatttgcatgttctccccgtgcatctgtggcttttctctgggtactctggtttgctcccacattccaaaaacgtgagtgtgaatggttgtttgtctctacgtgccctgtgattggctggcaaccagtccagggtgtaccccgcctctcgcccgaagacagtcgggatagactccagcatacccccgcgaccctcgtgaggataagcagcataaattgatggatggatatcttATACTTTGTGGGTTGTTGAGCTTAATTTTCTCTTGTCAAATCTGACTTAAAATAAAAGCCTGTCTCTCTCTGCGGTTGAGTAGTTTCAGATTTAGATTGTCACTATAtgtcactatatatatatatatatatatatataattaaaaaaaattttttttttagaaaaacatTTCCTAGAAGCCTTGTGTACAGTGTTGTGACCATGGTCCTGGGTGCTGTCATAGCTGCAAGGTACTTTCTAAAGTTTTTGAAATCAAAGAAAGTGCCAGGAttgaattgtgtttttttttcatttaatagtTCAGACTTGGCCTTTGATGTGGAAGGTTACACTTTCGTCTTGCTCAATGACGTCTTCACCGCAGCCAACGGTGTTTACACCAAGAAGAAAATTGGCACAGAGGTGACACAAAAGCTATTAATCAGTGACTAAGTAATTGTGTAACTGTTTAATCATTGTAGTAGCTTTACCCAAAGTACACagaatcacacttttttttaaagggcctTGGGAAATATGGCGTCTTGTTTTACAATGCACTTATTATTGTGGTACCCACTCTCTTGGCAAGTGCATTCACTGGAGACTTACACAAGGTCGCCAtcttgttgtattatttttcccaATTCTATACACACGCACTCACCTCTTcatgtgttttcatgtgcaggCTGTCGCATTTGAAGCCTGGGTTGAAGCCACCTTTGTGATCTGTTTCCTGCTGTCCTGCATCATGGGGTACAGTATGTAACATGTCATGTATAGTACACACCTCAGATTACTTTAGTACTTTAGCCTCACACAAGAGACGGATGGgcaacactttacaataaggtacacaaaataacaGTAGTTATAAGAAAGTAGTTATGAGAAATAACACTGCTggttagttcctcattaacaactgcattttgtgtaccttattgtaaagtgagagcGATGGAAGCTCTTTTGAGTTTTATTTCTAACACAGTATGGAGCTCATCTCTGACACATTCGCTCTCCACACTCATAACATGAACACTAGATGTCATTGGGTATTTTGCATATAATTTGCATATGGTTTAACAGATGTTGTCTTTTGGTTGAGACAAAAATAAACTTCATTCTTGGtttgttcatttaaaatgtaggggtgtactcacttttgtgcgATAACGtgtatatacagtggtaccttggttaacatcattaatctgCTCCAGagggtccaactcaaaccaaaatggactctaaccaaagcaaatattCTCATAgaatataatgtaaatccacTTAAACtgcaaacataaaataacaatagaCAATAACGATAGttgtacatgcagaaaatgatccaaaaatactgaccaatgactggaCAACTGAAGGTTTAATGCCCCTTTTTACCTTGTTTTGTTGGggggagaaaataaaaaaacaaacacattgttCTGCTGAAAGCACAATTTgccaaactgaaaaaaaaactgtcccaGAAATTGCAGAGCCTGTGCGTGTGGTAACCCGTACGTCAGGATGTAACTCACACTTAACCGTGGTACCACTGTCTGGAAAAGGATTAGTTGTATATTCATACAACATTGTGGTCACCTTGTTGTCCAACATTAGGTTCATGCTTATGTACTCCATCGTCTTGTGCAGCCATTATAATTCCGCGCTCACTACCACAGTCGTGGGTGCAGTCAAGGTAAGAATATGCACACGATGTTActgtttatttagtttataagacaaatgagcacaatagaAGGTAATCACACATGTAATGCCTGGT
This DNA window, taken from Doryrhamphus excisus isolate RoL2022-K1 chromosome 4, RoL_Dexc_1.0, whole genome shotgun sequence, encodes the following:
- the slc35d2 gene encoding UDP-N-acetylglucosamine/UDP-glucose/GDP-mannose transporter isoform X2 codes for the protein METSAQKEEQEHSTFVKIISAAFYAVNSLFITVVNKTVLTSFRFPSYMCLGVGQMLTTIVVLYVGKRNKKVNYEDFHRGVIWKIFPLPLLYMANHITGLASTQKLSLPMLTVLRKFTIVMTMTMEGYILRKTFPRSLVYSVVTMVLGAVIAASSDLAFDVEGYTFVLLNDVFTAANGVYTKKKIGTEAVAFEAWVEATFVICFLLSCIMGFMLMYSIVLCSHYNSALTTTVVGAVKNVGVALIGIFVGGDYRFSWNNFLGLSICLSGGLAYSYLTFSTKTSQRTTETSQELKIDFAEDPPIQNK
- the slc35d2 gene encoding UDP-N-acetylglucosamine/UDP-glucose/GDP-mannose transporter isoform X1 encodes the protein METSAQKEEQEHSTFVKIISAAFYAVNSLFITVVNKTVLTSFRFPSYMCLGVGQMLTTIVVLYVGKRNKKVNYEDFHRGVIWKIFPLPLLYMANHITGLASTQKLSLPMLTVLRKFTIVMTMTMEGYILRKTFPRSLVYSVVTMVLGAVIAASSDLAFDVEGYTFVLLNDVFTAANGVYTKKKIGTEGLGKYGVLFYNALIIVVPTLLASAFTGDLHKAVAFEAWVEATFVICFLLSCIMGFMLMYSIVLCSHYNSALTTTVVGAVKNVGVALIGIFVGGDYRFSWNNFLGLSICLSGGLAYSYLTFSTKTSQRTTETSQELKIDFAEDPPIQNK
- the slc35d2 gene encoding UDP-N-acetylglucosamine/UDP-glucose/GDP-mannose transporter isoform X3; amino-acid sequence: MWVKGTKKSTMKIFTEGLSGKQIFPLPLLYMANHITGLASTQKLSLPMLTVLRKFTIVMTMTMEGYILRKTFPRSLVYSVVTMVLGAVIAASSDLAFDVEGYTFVLLNDVFTAANGVYTKKKIGTEGLGKYGVLFYNALIIVVPTLLASAFTGDLHKAVAFEAWVEATFVICFLLSCIMGFMLMYSIVLCSHYNSALTTTVVGAVKNVGVALIGIFVGGDYRFSWNNFLGLSICLSGGLAYSYLTFSTKTSQRTTETSQELKIDFAEDPPIQNK